In Candidatus Kaelpia imicola, the DNA window ATAGCCATGTAGTCCCGGCTATTCTTATTGAGTATTATAGCTCCATAAGAGAAGAGATTAAAAAGAAAGCTTTCTATTACAAACCTGTTCAGGGTAGAGGTGCTGTCACAGTACTCTTCGGTATCGATTCAAAGGGCCTACTTAAAAGATTGACTATTGATGATATTAGGTCAACTAATCAAAAAAACCTCAGAACCGCTGCTTTAAATAGTGTAAAACATGCTGCTCCTTTCTCTCCTTTTCCTCCGGAACTTAAGAATAGTATTATAACCTTCAGTATAACTATAGAGTTTGCATTGGGAAGCAATTAAAGCAATATTTGATTTAAATTTGATCTATTTGAGGGTAAAATTGACTTCAATCTTTATATATGATAGATTTAAATAGTTTTTAAATTTAAGGGAGAGAGTTATGAAATACGTACTTCTTATTGCTGATGGGATGAATGATAGACCTGTAAAAGAGATTGATGGATCTACGCCTTTAGAAGTTGCACATACGCCCAATATTGACGATATGGCTCAGAGAGGGGCTTTAATCGGTGTAGTTAGGAATATTCCGCGTGGTTTTAAACCCGGTAGTGATATAGCTATAATGTCTATACTTGGGTACGACCCTAAATCATACTATACAGGCCGCGGTCCTCTTGAGGCTGCAAATCTGGGGTTAAAACTTACGGATAATCAAGTTGCTTTTAGGTGTAACTTTACAACGGTTGCGGAGGGGAGGATGATTGATTATTCTTCTTCCCATATAAGCAACAGAGAGACAGAGGTTTTAATAGAAGGTTTAAATAAAAAGTTCGGCAGCAAAAGATTCAAGTTTTATACCGGTATAAGCTATAGGAATCTTCTACTCTCTGAGGGTGTAGGTGATGAAGTTAGGACAACACCTCCTCATGATATTATGGGAGAGGAGATTGCCAAGTTTTTACCCAGCGGATTAGACTCAGAGTTTATAAGAGATTTAATGCTAGAGTCGCAAGGTTTCTTAGCTTCCCATGATGTCAATAGAGTTCGCCTGGATTTGGGCGAGAATCCTGCGAATATGATATGGTTATGGGGACAGGGCAGGCGTCCCAGTTTCCTGAGTTTTGAAAAAAAATATGGAGTAAATGGTTTTGTAATCTCTGCAGTTGACTTGGTAAATGGTATGGCAAGATTGATGGGCTTAGAAGTCGTAAAGGTTCCTGGTGCGACAGGTTATTATGATACAAATTATGTAGCTAAGGGAGAGTATGCAATTGAGAGTCTTAAGAGGTATGATTTCTGCTGTGTCCATCTTGAAGCAACGGATGAGGCAGGTCATAACGGAGATTTGAGAGAGAAAATAAAGGCAATTGAATCGTTTGACCGTTATATTGTTGGACCGATATATGACTATCTTAAAAAGGATAGAGATTATAGGATTCTAATATCTTCGGATCATGCTACCCCTGTCAGTATGCGTACTCATACTGAAGAGCCAGTGGCTTTTATCTGTTATGGTAAGGGAGTAAAGAGCGGCATCAAGCTAAAATCTTTCAACGAAAAGAATGCCCGTGCAACGCTTATCGAATATAAAGGACCTAAGTTAATAGAAGAGGTTCTGTTTAAATGAGCGGTTTGGCGTTGCTGTTATTTTCAGTAGCAGCATTTATATTAGGATACCTCTTTTATTTAAAGTTTCTATTAAAGAGAGCATTTCCTATATCTTTAGATACTCCAACTCCAGCAGTAGAGCTAAACGATGGTTTTGATTATGTCCCTGCCCGTAACTGGCTGATGCTATTTGGACATCATTTTGCTTCTATTGCAGGAGCGGCTCCGATAATAGGTCCGGTTATTGCATTATCTCTTTGGGGCTGGGCTCCAGCGATAATATGGATTGTGCTGGGCAGTATTTTTTTGGGAGGTATACATGATTTTTCCTCTCTCTATGTATCTATGAAAAGCAAAGGCGGGTCTATGGCTGAGGTCAGCAAAATAGCAGTCTCCAGCAAAACTAAAAACCTTTTTTCGGTCTTTATTCTGCTTACTCTTATTCTTGTCATCGGGGTCTTTCTCTATTTTTGTGCTGATACTCTCATGAATAAGCCTGAGGTTATAATACCTTCTTTTGGGCTTATTCCTGTTGCAGTCTTGGTCGGGATTATGCTTTATAGATTTAATATGAATATATTTTTTTCGACTCTCTTAGGTCTTCTTTTGCTTGGGGCTTTAATCTATTTTGGCGATAAAATGTCCTTTGCCGTTCCTATTGGCAATGAGGGTTGGATAATAATTCTAATCTGCTACTGTTTTATTGCCTCTGTTATTCCGGTCAATATACTTCTCCAGCCCAGAGACTATCTATCTACTTACCTTCTCTTTGCAGGTATAATATTTGGAGTATTGGGGATATTTATAACACGCCCTGTAATAGAGGCTCCCGCTTTTACAGCATTTAACACTGAGAGCGGGTTTCTCTGGCCGATGCTTTTTGTTACTGTTGCTTGCGGTGCTATATCGGGTTTTCACTCTCTTGTTGCAGCGGGAACAACATCAAAGCAGATATCAAGTGAAAGATATGCGCCCAGAATAGGGTACGGGGCTATGCTCTTAGAAGGCTTATTGGCTGTAATAGCTCTGGTATCTGTAGCATCTCTATCCGGGGATACCTTCTCTAAGCTGTTCAAATCTTCCGGAGCGATAAACTGTTTTGGTCATGGATACGGCAATATTGTATTTCCTTTTCTAGGTTCTTACGGGGCGGCTTTTGCGATATTAATTTTAAATACTTTCATCTTAACTACATTAGATACGGCGACACGTATATCTAGATATGTCATGACGGAGGTGTTCAACTTAAAGAGCAAGTTGATAGCTACTCTGATCCCTGTTATACTGGCAGGATTATTGGCTATCTCTGGAAGCTGGAGGGCTATCTGGGTTATATTTGGCGCCGGTAATCAATTGATTGCCGCTTTGAGCCTGATAGTAGTCTCTGGATGGCTGATTAAAAGAGAGAGGCCTATAAAATATACGTTTATTCCGGCTATATTTATGCTTACAACTGCTGTATTTGCTATACTTTATAAGCTCAATCAGTTTGTAAAAGATAGAAATATTGTTTTATCTATTATATCCGTTATGTTAATATTATTGGGGATTTCGGTTTCATGGGAAGCAAGGTTTATATTTAAGAGATTTATATTTAGGAAGAGAATGGTGTAAATATGGGAAAAAGAAGAGAGATTGTTGTACAAAAATATGGCGGTTCCTCGGTTGCTACTGTTGAAAAGATAAAAAGAGTTGCCAAAAACATTATAGATTATAAGAAGAAAGGGTTTAGCGTTATCTCTGTAGTCTCTGCTTTAGGTGATACAACAGATGAATTAATAAGCCTCGCGGCTAAAATTACAAAACACCCTAAAGAGAGAGAGTTTGATATGTTGATCTCTACAGGAGAGCAGGTCTCATCGGCTCTTCTCGCTATGGCTATACATGATATGGGCTATAAGGCTATAGCTTTCACCGGTTTTCAGGTTGGAATCATAACCGATGGTGTTTTCACCAGGGCAAGGATTGTAAAGATAAATGCTGATAGGATAAAGAGTGAGCTTAAAAGGGGTAAGGTTGTAGTTGTTGCAGGGTTTCAAGGTGTTAATATTGATATGGATATTACGACTCTTGGCAGAGGAGGGAGTGATTTGACTGCAGTTGCTCTTACTAAGGGCGTCAATGCCGATATATGCGAGATATACACCGATGTCAAAGGTGTCTATACAGCAGATCCTAGAATAGTTAAGGAGGCTAAAAGGATATCTAAGATATGCTATGATGAGATGCTTGAGATGGCATCGCTTGGTGCTCAGGTTATGCAGGCTCGTTCTATTGAATTTGCTAAAAAAAATAATGTTAAGATACATGTTCGGTCCAGTTTTTCTAAAGGAGAAGGGACAATAATCATGGGGGAGGTAAAAAGCATGGAAAATATTTATGTTACGGGTGTAGCAGTAGATAAAAAAGAGGCGAAAGTTACGATATGTGATGTTCCGGATAAGCCTGGCATTGCTGCTTTAATATTCTCAAGGATATCCAGTGAAAATATAAGCGTCGATATGATAGTACAGAATGTAAGCCGCAAAGGGTATACCGATCTCTCTTTTACCGTGCCCAAGACTGATCTGACCAGGACAGTGAGTATTGCTAAACTTGTTGCTTCTGATATTAAAGCAACAGGGGTGATAATAGATGATAAGATTGCAAAAATATCAGTTGTTGGGGTGGGCATGAGATCCCATGCAGGTATAGCTGCCGGGATGTTTCAGGCGCTTGCAGATAACAAGATAAATATAGAGATGATATCTACCTCGGAGATAAAGATTTCATGTGTTATAGATGTAAAGCATGCTGAGGAGGCAGTAAGAATATTACACAAAGTATTTAAACTGCATAATATAAAGAGGTGATTTTAAGATGAAGAAAAGAAACGTTAAAATATATGATACTACTTTACGGGATGGCGCCCAGACACCGGGGATATCCTTTGCTGTAAAAGATAAATTATCTATAACTGAAAAACTAGATGATTTAGGCATTCATTTCATTGAGGGAGGCTGGCCTGGTTCTAACCCCAAGGATATAGATTATTTTAAAAAGGCTAAAAAGTTAAGACTTAAGAACTCCCAACTAGTTGCTTTTGGTTCTACGAGAAGAGCCAAGACGAAAGCCAGTGTTGACAGCAATTTGAAGGCACTTTTAAAATCAGAAGTTAAAAATATAGCCATCTTTGGCAAGAGTTGGGACCTGCATGTAATTAAGGTCTTTAAGGTATCTTTAAAGGAAAACCTGGATATGATTTTTGATTCTGTCTCTTTCTTGAAGAAGAAAGGTTGTTTTGTCTTTTTTGATGCTGAGCACTTTTTTGACGGCTATAGAGTAAATCGAGATTATGCTCTTGAGAGCCTAAGGGCAGCAAAATCCGCAGGGGCTGACTGTTTAGTTCTTTGTGATACCAATGGCGGCATGATTCCCGGCTGGGTTAGAGATATAGTGACAGATGTAAGGAGTGAATTAGATATTGATTTAGGTATTCATGTCCATAATGACTCTGGTATGGCAGTGGCCAATTCCATAATAGCGGTTGAGGAAGGTGTTACCAATGTTCAGGGAACTATAAATGGTTACGGAGAGAGATGCGGCAATGCAGATCTCTGCTCTTTAATTCCAAACATAAAGCTGAAATTAAAATTAGATTGCATACCAGATTCTAAAATTAAACACCTTACAGAGATATCCCGTTTTG includes these proteins:
- a CDS encoding cofactor-independent phosphoglycerate mutase, with the protein product MKYVLLIADGMNDRPVKEIDGSTPLEVAHTPNIDDMAQRGALIGVVRNIPRGFKPGSDIAIMSILGYDPKSYYTGRGPLEAANLGLKLTDNQVAFRCNFTTVAEGRMIDYSSSHISNRETEVLIEGLNKKFGSKRFKFYTGISYRNLLLSEGVGDEVRTTPPHDIMGEEIAKFLPSGLDSEFIRDLMLESQGFLASHDVNRVRLDLGENPANMIWLWGQGRRPSFLSFEKKYGVNGFVISAVDLVNGMARLMGLEVVKVPGATGYYDTNYVAKGEYAIESLKRYDFCCVHLEATDEAGHNGDLREKIKAIESFDRYIVGPIYDYLKKDRDYRILISSDHATPVSMRTHTEEPVAFICYGKGVKSGIKLKSFNEKNARATLIEYKGPKLIEEVLFK
- a CDS encoding carbon starvation protein A, giving the protein MSGLALLLFSVAAFILGYLFYLKFLLKRAFPISLDTPTPAVELNDGFDYVPARNWLMLFGHHFASIAGAAPIIGPVIALSLWGWAPAIIWIVLGSIFLGGIHDFSSLYVSMKSKGGSMAEVSKIAVSSKTKNLFSVFILLTLILVIGVFLYFCADTLMNKPEVIIPSFGLIPVAVLVGIMLYRFNMNIFFSTLLGLLLLGALIYFGDKMSFAVPIGNEGWIIILICYCFIASVIPVNILLQPRDYLSTYLLFAGIIFGVLGIFITRPVIEAPAFTAFNTESGFLWPMLFVTVACGAISGFHSLVAAGTTSKQISSERYAPRIGYGAMLLEGLLAVIALVSVASLSGDTFSKLFKSSGAINCFGHGYGNIVFPFLGSYGAAFAILILNTFILTTLDTATRISRYVMTEVFNLKSKLIATLIPVILAGLLAISGSWRAIWVIFGAGNQLIAALSLIVVSGWLIKRERPIKYTFIPAIFMLTTAVFAILYKLNQFVKDRNIVLSIISVMLILLGISVSWEARFIFKRFIFRKRMV
- a CDS encoding aspartate kinase, which gives rise to MGKRREIVVQKYGGSSVATVEKIKRVAKNIIDYKKKGFSVISVVSALGDTTDELISLAAKITKHPKEREFDMLISTGEQVSSALLAMAIHDMGYKAIAFTGFQVGIITDGVFTRARIVKINADRIKSELKRGKVVVVAGFQGVNIDMDITTLGRGGSDLTAVALTKGVNADICEIYTDVKGVYTADPRIVKEAKRISKICYDEMLEMASLGAQVMQARSIEFAKKNNVKIHVRSSFSKGEGTIIMGEVKSMENIYVTGVAVDKKEAKVTICDVPDKPGIAALIFSRISSENISVDMIVQNVSRKGYTDLSFTVPKTDLTRTVSIAKLVASDIKATGVIIDDKIAKISVVGVGMRSHAGIAAGMFQALADNKINIEMISTSEIKISCVIDVKHAEEAVRILHKVFKLHNIKR
- the cimA gene encoding citramalate synthase; the protein is MKKRNVKIYDTTLRDGAQTPGISFAVKDKLSITEKLDDLGIHFIEGGWPGSNPKDIDYFKKAKKLRLKNSQLVAFGSTRRAKTKASVDSNLKALLKSEVKNIAIFGKSWDLHVIKVFKVSLKENLDMIFDSVSFLKKKGCFVFFDAEHFFDGYRVNRDYALESLRAAKSAGADCLVLCDTNGGMIPGWVRDIVTDVRSELDIDLGIHVHNDSGMAVANSIIAVEEGVTNVQGTINGYGERCGNADLCSLIPNIKLKLKLDCIPDSKIKHLTEISRFVSDVSNMKQFENQPYVGSSAFAHKGGIHINAVMKESSTYEHIDPELVGNRRELLVSELSGKSSLVLKAWEYGYKLQKDKNVTGKLHKLLQSLEHEGYHFEAAEGSFELLLNKHLKKFKKFFTLEGFRVVVEQENKDEIVSEATIKLKVDNKKEYTVAEGDGPVNALDEALRKALNRFYPVLAEMRLSDFKVRVLDEKDGTAAKVRVLVQSQDRESSWNTIGVSENIIEASWKALLDSVEYKLMKERKRGRI